In Anopheles arabiensis isolate DONGOLA chromosome 2, AaraD3, whole genome shotgun sequence, the genomic window caaaaacaacaacgatcgCATCGTATCGAGCGTTGTCTCGAACGTTAGAAACGTTCTGAACAATGAGCTGAATCTCTTGAACGGGCATGATGCGATCGACACAGCCGAACAGCAGCAGATGCCCATCTCAGACGTGATCAATTCACCGCACGATCCCCCGGGTGGTACCTCCACCATGTACGATGTGTTGCACAAGCTGGGTGAAAATTTGGTAACGTTTAAGCCGGAAAGGACCACGACAGCACGCCCATCGGTGACTCCGGAGcgtacgacgacgacaacgacgactaCAACGACCACAACGACCACTACTCCTCCACCGGAAGATCTAACTACACGCTGGATTTTAAGAACGACACCTAAACCGTTCACTACCACGGCACAGCAGGTAACTGAACGAGCAACACACTCGACAACGGCAAGACCGAGGATAAGCTCAACGGAACGTACCACCACGGCACGGTCCACCGTTCGTCCCGTGGAGACGACAACGAAACAGAGAACTACCACCACTGTACGAGCCACGGAACGACCCACGACCACCGAAAGACCGAGTGTAAGATCTACGGAAAAACCAGCCGTTTTCAAAACGACTGCCCTGCCATCCACGACAGTACCAACCACACGCAGAACTACAACGGAACGGCCAacgacgactacgacgactacgacgaccacgacggcagccaccacgaccaccacggcagccaccacgaccaccactgCGACAACTACGACTACTGCGAAACCAATAAAACAATCGACTGTTGGTCGTCCGTCCacgaccacgaccaccaccgcctCCAACCCTACTACGGAAGCGTTAATGCTAAAGTGGTCCGCCTCATCGCTAGCCGCCGTACGATCGACAGAAACACCCGCACTGAAACCGTCTACAACGACAACAACCACAACGGAACCACCGCCAATGTTGAAACAGGCACACCCATCAACGGTTACAGTCCGTTCCACCGATGCACCGACGCCCAGGACATCTACGGCTCAATCCACGACTGAGTCATCGAGCACGAAAATGACATTACCCGCCTTGGCAGAGCAGCCGGTGGTGGTAAAGGTTTCAGCTACAGTTATGAAACCCACGGAACAATCGGTCGAACACTCCTCCCACCGATCGGAAGAGGTATCGGAAAGCACCAACTTTGTAGAGTATTCGACCGAACAATCGTCGGAAAAGTGGGACGATAGTAGTAGTGGCTCGAGTAGTGAAACAACTACCTACACTACCTCAGAGGAAACATCATCGGAAGCTTCGACGGAGCTTTTAATGAACAAACTGAACGAAATAGTACAACAGCCACTGACAGGAGAACCGGTAACCATGAATGTATCAGATAGCACTACTCCTGACTCCACGGTTAGTGCAAATCGTGTAGTAACATCGGAAGCTACGGAGCCTACCTTAAAAGATACAGTAACGGAGGAGGATGATCGTGAGTCTTTGGCGGATTTGGACACAAGCGATGATGAGTATAATTCCACCGACGAAGAGCTTGCAACTACCAGTGGATTTATCACGTGGTTTACGGATCCTATTAGTTCGCCGTCAAAGCAACAGATCGATGCAATCTTCAAGGAAACGGACGCGGCGTACGATGATGAATCGAAACCTGCGATCACGGGAAGCACATTGGTGGATGATACCCTTCCTACCACCACCGTCACCTCAGTGGAGATGGATAGCTCAACGGCACAAGATTCTGCCAGCAACAGTGACGAACAGTCTGATGAGGTGCAGCTCACTTCTTTGAATTTGGACAACGAAGAaacgacaacagcaacagcagccgaagcaacagcagccgaaGCATcagatgacgatgacgattcCTACTTCTTCCAAACCGAATCGGAGCAAACCGCGCTGCAAGACACCTCCACCATACCATCCGATGCGCAGCACGCTATACATAAGATTATCGAGTCACTCCAATCGATTAACGATGATTCGGCCAGTGATGAGACGGAGGAAGCGGACTCACAGGAAGCTCCCTACACGGAGGACATTCCCGGAATGAGCTACGACACGGATGCGCAGAGTTCGATCAACGCCATTATTCAATCGCTCGGCCAAGGTGCGCTCGGTGGTAGCGAGAGTGGCATCTTTTCCATTGCCACCACAACCGATATGATCACCACCTCGGGAGAGGCCGAGCCGACGACAACGGTTAGTGAAGCTACTGTCAAAAACAACTCTCCCACCAAAGCATCCATTTCTACCACGGAAAAGATCTCGGTACCGAGCTCTACACCCCTGAGTAGTTCCAGTTCGTCGGTACCCGATGTGGCAAAAACACCTAAACCTGATGTGGTGGAATCCACTGAAACGGAGCCTGAAACGGAAAGCTTCAACTACAACACCAACATAATGGACACGATCGAGAAGTTTTTGAGCAGCTTTGCAAGCCTGCCGAAGGAAAGCAGCTATGCGGCGAACCTTACCGAGATGAACATACTTAGAGACTATCCTGCCGGAATCAACATGACTGACTACGTCGATCGTACGGCAACGGTAGCGTCGGTGTTGAAATTCCCCCACACCGCTAGCCAGGAAGTGGCCGCTGACCGAACGGAAGATGAAGCTGACAAGAGGGAAGATGAGTCATCGTTGGAAGATGCACCGGCAACCATCGAGCCGGAAATGATCCTGCCGGATCAACCCATCCTAAGCGAAACGGTCGCTTCCTTTATGAAGCTGGGCGAAATGCTAACCATGGGCACACGGGTAAGCTCCGCGGAAGAGAACCCAACACCCGTGGGACAGCTGGAAGTGAAGGCAGCgatcgacgaggaggaaaCGGAGCTGTTGCGCTTCCTCTCCATCTGCAGTACGCTCGGTACGACCGTGTACAACTACCTGCTAATGGACGACCCAACATCCAACGAGGGGCGATCGATGATGGCTGGACAAAGTTTGGTGTATTCTCCATTTGCCACGCTAACTACGCTCTCGATGCTATTCCTCGGAACACGTGGCACCACCGCAGAACGCATCAACGGTGTAATTGGGCTGGACGAGATGACTTCCTTTAATCCGCATCTGTTCTTCAAATCGGTCGCCGAAGATTTGAAGCCAAAATACAGGCGCACGACTGCACGCGCGGTTGACCAGGAAGGATCGAGCTTCTCCCGGACGTTGCTAAGCGACGAATCGCGCGGAGGGTTGCAGCGATTCTTCAAAGCACGCGTACAAGAAATTTACGCCGCAGTGGCA contains:
- the LOC120897433 gene encoding cell wall protein DAN4 isoform X1 — protein: MQVDRRWHTIRAHGLASCKLQMGSFGALLLTLTLIIGPLAHGAKLGNGVCKNCKNKNAAANSQRLIASPINLLNPDRYEFFTLDDKGKVVKRIMTFKEIQSIVAGSDITELKLFANKNNNDRIVSSVVSNVRNVLNNELNLLNGHDAIDTAEQQQMPISDVINSPHDPPGGTSTMYDVLHKLGENLVTFKPERTTTARPSVTPERTTTTTTTTTTTTTTTPPPEDLTTRWILRTTPKPFTTTAQQVTERATHSTTARPRISSTERTTTARSTVRPVETTTKQRTTTTVRATERPTTTERPSVRSTEKPAVFKTTALPSTTVPTTRRTTTERPTTTTTTTTTTTAATTTTTAATTTTTATTTTTAKPIKQSTVGRPSTTTTTTASNPTTEALMLKWSASSLAAVRSTETPALKPSTTTTTTTEPPPMLKQAHPSTVTVRSTDAPTPRTSTAQSTTESSSTKMTLPALAEQPVVVKVSATVMKPTEQSVEHSSHRSEEVSESTNFVEYSTEQSSEKWDDSSSGSSSETTTYTTSEETSSEASTELLMNKLNEIVQQPLTGEPVTMNVSDSTTPDSTVSANRVVTSEATEPTLKDTVTEEDDRESLADLDTSDDEYNSTDEELATTSGFITWFTDPISSPSKQQIDAIFKETDAAYDDESKPAITGSTLVDDTLPTTTVTSVEMDSSTAQDSASNSDEQSDEVQLTSLNLDNEETTTATAAEATAAEASDDDDDSYFFQTESEQTALQDTSTIPSDAQHAIHKIIESLQSINDDSASDETEEADSQEAPYTEDIPGMSYDTDAQSSINAIIQSLGQGALGGSESGIFSIATTTDMITTSGEAEPTTTVSEATVKNNSPTKASISTTEKISVPSSTPLSSSSSSVPDVAKTPKPDVVESTETEPETESFNYNTNIMDTIEKFLSSFASLPKESSYAANLTEMNILRDYPAGINMTDYVDRTATVASVLKFPHTASQEVAADRTEDEADKREDESSLEDAPATIEPEMILPDQPILSETVASFMKLGEMLTMGTRVSSAEENPTPVGQLEVKAAIDEEETELLRFLSICSTLGTTVYNYLLMDDPTSNEGRSMMAGQSLVYSPFATLTTLSMLFLGTRGTTAERINGVIGLDEMTSFNPHLFFKSVAEDLKPKYRRTTARAVDQEGSSFSRTLLSDESRGGLQRFFKARVQEIYAAVAETVDFRQKDMLLRHMSGDFPRDYVDTLKQLRSPLLSISRNRYRHECNSAATIYGTMQFAQGVKRSGGSQSPASSSVALPSVSFRSGFSTGFSKALDATILALPGSTSNVSVFFLKPSPDSDVSTLETHLRNQSISSVLKLFPDETVRSAYTEVQLPYFTQTTIYNMTQSIRRLGLQNLFEPNVANFNGLQDSSTSNLHLSEIMQTDSFAMCGGGELGAARNLPFRSFSTNLVKHSVLATDLADGSSSSSKLMRRNRRKLAYQNRSAFEAQQVQDSKLVFDTPFLYLVRHNPTGMVLYMGRFVG
- the LOC120897433 gene encoding cell wall protein DAN4 isoform X2, whose protein sequence is MGSFGALLLTLTLIIGPLAHGAKLGNGVCKNCKNKNAAANSQRLIASPINLLNPDRYEFFTLDDKGKVVKRIMTFKEIQSIVAGSDITELKLFANKNNNDRIVSSVVSNVRNVLNNELNLLNGHDAIDTAEQQQMPISDVINSPHDPPGGTSTMYDVLHKLGENLVTFKPERTTTARPSVTPERTTTTTTTTTTTTTTTPPPEDLTTRWILRTTPKPFTTTAQQVTERATHSTTARPRISSTERTTTARSTVRPVETTTKQRTTTTVRATERPTTTERPSVRSTEKPAVFKTTALPSTTVPTTRRTTTERPTTTTTTTTTTTAATTTTTAATTTTTATTTTTAKPIKQSTVGRPSTTTTTTASNPTTEALMLKWSASSLAAVRSTETPALKPSTTTTTTTEPPPMLKQAHPSTVTVRSTDAPTPRTSTAQSTTESSSTKMTLPALAEQPVVVKVSATVMKPTEQSVEHSSHRSEEVSESTNFVEYSTEQSSEKWDDSSSGSSSETTTYTTSEETSSEASTELLMNKLNEIVQQPLTGEPVTMNVSDSTTPDSTVSANRVVTSEATEPTLKDTVTEEDDRESLADLDTSDDEYNSTDEELATTSGFITWFTDPISSPSKQQIDAIFKETDAAYDDESKPAITGSTLVDDTLPTTTVTSVEMDSSTAQDSASNSDEQSDEVQLTSLNLDNEETTTATAAEATAAEASDDDDDSYFFQTESEQTALQDTSTIPSDAQHAIHKIIESLQSINDDSASDETEEADSQEAPYTEDIPGMSYDTDAQSSINAIIQSLGQGALGGSESGIFSIATTTDMITTSGEAEPTTTVSEATVKNNSPTKASISTTEKISVPSSTPLSSSSSSVPDVAKTPKPDVVESTETEPETESFNYNTNIMDTIEKFLSSFASLPKESSYAANLTEMNILRDYPAGINMTDYVDRTATVASVLKFPHTASQEVAADRTEDEADKREDESSLEDAPATIEPEMILPDQPILSETVASFMKLGEMLTMGTRVSSAEENPTPVGQLEVKAAIDEEETELLRFLSICSTLGTTVYNYLLMDDPTSNEGRSMMAGQSLVYSPFATLTTLSMLFLGTRGTTAERINGVIGLDEMTSFNPHLFFKSVAEDLKPKYRRTTARAVDQEGSSFSRTLLSDESRGGLQRFFKARVQEIYAAVAETVDFRQKDMLLRHMSGDFPRDYVDTLKQLRSPLLSISRNRYRHECNSAATIYGTMQFAQGVKRSGGSQSPASSSVALPSVSFRSGFSTGFSKALDATILALPGSTSNVSVFFLKPSPDSDVSTLETHLRNQSISSVLKLFPDETVRSAYTEVQLPYFTQTTIYNMTQSIRRLGLQNLFEPNVANFNGLQDSSTSNLHLSEIMQTDSFAMCGGGELGAARNLPFRSFSTNLVKHSVLATDLADGSSSSSKLMRRNRRKLAYQNRSAFEAQQVQDSKLVFDTPFLYLVRHNPTGMVLYMGRFVG